Proteins encoded by one window of Salvia hispanica cultivar TCC Black 2014 unplaced genomic scaffold, UniMelb_Shisp_WGS_1.0 HiC_scaffold_1259, whole genome shotgun sequence:
- the LOC125198168 gene encoding UPF0481 protein At3g47200-like isoform X2, translating to MGPDIITQASDEINKRLKEVSGAQPECTIYRVHRHLRDLNPKAYEPEVIAIGPYHNNSEHLKRMEGHKLRYLKQLLDANDPLNDVKRYVAVVSRVEAEARRCYADLPETLTPAEFIQMLVLDGCFIVQLVRKFETVILRDKNDPIFQMNWMINSLQRDLMLFENQLPFFVLCELYDLIEAPGQHSMFWNLLFNFFTSLYPGQGSEPMPIVDPRQVITLGTRLRLIGNATRLQDADVEFKNQSRGETLFDVRYKKGVMTMAPLTIEDRTESFLQNLIAYEQYFEHNQNTFVTDYVKFLDCIVDSSMDVEILSRKGIIHNSLGDEDKVAEMVNKLGVSVAEPGNGFVYAKMFEDVHKHCAEPWNMFRAILRRDYFNTPLALLTLFIGLLGVYLAVMQTAFSVLEYYRGKK from the exons ATGGGTCCTGATATCATAACTCAAGCCTCAGATGAGATAAATAAAAGACTGAAAGAAGTCTCCGGGGCACAGCCGGAATGCACAATCTACAGAGTTCACAGACACTTACGCGACCTGAACCCGAAGGCCTACGAGCCCGAGGTGATCGCCATCGGCCCTTATCATAATAATAGTGAGCATCTAAAGAGGATGGAAGGCCACAAGCTGCGTTACCTAAAGCAGCTGCTTGACGCAAATGATCCACTGAATGATGTGAAAAGGTACGTAGCAGTTGTAAGCAGAGTAGAAGCAGAGGCAAGAAGATGCTATGCAGATTTGCCTGAAACCCTAACCCCGGCCGAGTTCATTCAAATGCTTGTTCTAGATGGTTGCTTTATCGTCCAGCTAGTTCGCAAGTTTGAAACAGTGATCTTGAGGGATAAGAATGATCCCATCTTCCAAATGAACTGGATGATCAACAGCTTGCAGCGTGATCTCATGCTCTTCGAGAATCAATTGCCCTTCTTCGTGTTGTGCGAGCTCTACGACCTCATCGAGGCACCTGGCCAGCATTCTATGTTTTGGAACCTTCTCTTCAACTTCTTCACCAGTCTCTATCCTGGACAGGGCAGCGAGCCAATGCCGATTGTAGATCCTCGGCAG GTAATAACACTAGGAACACGGTTGCGGTTAATCGGCAACGCGACGAGACTTCAGGATGCTGATGTCGAGTTTAAGAACCAATCAAGAGGAGAGACGTTGTTCGATGTTAGATACAAAAAGGGGGTGATGACAATGGCGCCACTAACCATCGAGGATAGGACAGAGTCATTCTTGCAGAACCTCATTGCGTACGAGCAATATTTTGAGCATAATCAAAACACCTTCGTGACTGATTACGTCAAATTCCTTGACTGCATCGTTGATTCCTCCATGGATGTGGAGATACTGTCTCGAAAAGGGATCATCCACAACAGTTTAGGGGATGAAGATAAGGTAGCGGAGATGGTGAACAAGCTGGGTGTTTCAGTTGCTGAACCGGGGAATGGCTTCGTATATGCGAAGATGTTTGAGGATGTGCATAAGCATTGCGCAGAACCCTGGAATATGTTTAGGGCTATCTTGAGACGTGACTATTTTAATACCCCTTTAGCCTTACTTACTCTTTTTATTGGTCTATTGGGGGTTTATCTTGCAGTCATGCAAACGGCGTTTAGCGTATTAGAATATTACCGAGGGAAGAAGTAA
- the LOC125198168 gene encoding UPF0481 protein At3g47200-like isoform X1 — MGPDIITQASDEINKRLKEVSGAQPECTIYRVHRHLRDLNPKAYEPEVIAIGPYHNNSEHLKRMEGHKLRYLKQLLDANDPLNDVKRYVAVVSRVEAEARRCYADLPETLTPAEFIQMLVLDGCFIVQLVRKFETVILRDKNDPIFQMNWMINSLQRDLMLFENQLPFFVLCELYDLIEAPGQHSMFWNLLFNFFTSLYPGQGSEPMPIVDPRQVKHLLEFLHQSWLPPPQCLGGGSSHQVITLGTRLRLIGNATRLQDADVEFKNQSRGETLFDVRYKKGVMTMAPLTIEDRTESFLQNLIAYEQYFEHNQNTFVTDYVKFLDCIVDSSMDVEILSRKGIIHNSLGDEDKVAEMVNKLGVSVAEPGNGFVYAKMFEDVHKHCAEPWNMFRAILRRDYFNTPLALLTLFIGLLGVYLAVMQTAFSVLEYYRGKK, encoded by the exons ATGGGTCCTGATATCATAACTCAAGCCTCAGATGAGATAAATAAAAGACTGAAAGAAGTCTCCGGGGCACAGCCGGAATGCACAATCTACAGAGTTCACAGACACTTACGCGACCTGAACCCGAAGGCCTACGAGCCCGAGGTGATCGCCATCGGCCCTTATCATAATAATAGTGAGCATCTAAAGAGGATGGAAGGCCACAAGCTGCGTTACCTAAAGCAGCTGCTTGACGCAAATGATCCACTGAATGATGTGAAAAGGTACGTAGCAGTTGTAAGCAGAGTAGAAGCAGAGGCAAGAAGATGCTATGCAGATTTGCCTGAAACCCTAACCCCGGCCGAGTTCATTCAAATGCTTGTTCTAGATGGTTGCTTTATCGTCCAGCTAGTTCGCAAGTTTGAAACAGTGATCTTGAGGGATAAGAATGATCCCATCTTCCAAATGAACTGGATGATCAACAGCTTGCAGCGTGATCTCATGCTCTTCGAGAATCAATTGCCCTTCTTCGTGTTGTGCGAGCTCTACGACCTCATCGAGGCACCTGGCCAGCATTCTATGTTTTGGAACCTTCTCTTCAACTTCTTCACCAGTCTCTATCCTGGACAGGGCAGCGAGCCAATGCCGATTGTAGATCCTCGGCAG GTGAAGCATTTGCTCGAATTCCTCCATCAGAGCTGGCTTCCTCCTCCCCAGTGCTTGGGCGGAGGAAGCAGTCACCAG GTAATAACACTAGGAACACGGTTGCGGTTAATCGGCAACGCGACGAGACTTCAGGATGCTGATGTCGAGTTTAAGAACCAATCAAGAGGAGAGACGTTGTTCGATGTTAGATACAAAAAGGGGGTGATGACAATGGCGCCACTAACCATCGAGGATAGGACAGAGTCATTCTTGCAGAACCTCATTGCGTACGAGCAATATTTTGAGCATAATCAAAACACCTTCGTGACTGATTACGTCAAATTCCTTGACTGCATCGTTGATTCCTCCATGGATGTGGAGATACTGTCTCGAAAAGGGATCATCCACAACAGTTTAGGGGATGAAGATAAGGTAGCGGAGATGGTGAACAAGCTGGGTGTTTCAGTTGCTGAACCGGGGAATGGCTTCGTATATGCGAAGATGTTTGAGGATGTGCATAAGCATTGCGCAGAACCCTGGAATATGTTTAGGGCTATCTTGAGACGTGACTATTTTAATACCCCTTTAGCCTTACTTACTCTTTTTATTGGTCTATTGGGGGTTTATCTTGCAGTCATGCAAACGGCGTTTAGCGTATTAGAATATTACCGAGGGAAGAAGTAA
- the LOC125198170 gene encoding UPF0481 protein At3g47200-like: MDPDIITQASDGIIEKLNEVTGAQPECTIYRVHRHLRNVNPKAYEPEIIVIGPYHRHNNNNEHLKMMEGHKLRYLKQLLNAKNPPDDVGRYVAALGRLEAEARRCYADLPETLTPAEFIQMLVLDGCFIVQLVRKFKSVMLREKNDPIFQMNWMINSLQRDLMLFENQLPFFVLCELYDLIEAPGQHSRFWYLLFTFFTSLYPGQGSEQMPIVDPRQVKHLLDFLHQSWLPPPRCSGGGSSHEVITLGTRLRFISSATRLKEANVKFDNKSKGNTLFDVRFEKGSMIMAPLTIEDRTESFLRNLIAYEQYYEHNQNNFVTDYVKFLDCIVDSSADVEILSRRGIIDNWLGDEGKVAEMVNKLGDSVAGPGNGFVYAKMFEDVHKHCRKRKNNWMAKLRRKYLYSPWAIVSVVVGLVLLLLTITQTLFTILQVV, translated from the exons ATGGATCCTGATATCATAACTCAAGCCTCAGATGGGATAATTGAAAAACTGAACGAAGTCACCGGTGCACAGCCGGAGTGCACAATCTACAGAGTTCACAGACACTTACGCAACGTGAACCCGAAGGCCTACGAGCCCGAGATAATCGTCATCGGCCCTTATCATCgccataataataataatgagcATCTAAAGATGATGGAAGGCCACAAGCTGCGTTACCTGAAGCAGCTGCTTAACGCAAAGAATCCACCCGATGATGTCGGAAGATATGTAGCGGCTCTAGGCAGATTGGAAGCAGAGGCAAGAAGATGCTACGCAGATTTGCCTGAAACCCTAACCCCGGCCGAGTTCATACAAATGCTTGTACTAGATGGTTGCTTCATCGTTCAACTAGTTCGCAAGTTTAAAAGTGTGATGTTGAGGGAGAAGAATGATCCCATCTTCCAAATGAACTGGATGATCAACAGCCTGCAGCGCGATCTCATGCTCTTTGAGAATCAATTGCCCTTCTTCGTCTTGTGCGAGCTTTACGACCTCATCGAGGCACCTGGCCAGCATTCTAGGTTTTGGTACCTTCTCTTCACCTTCTTCACCAGTCTCTATCCTGGACAGGGCAGCGAGCAAATGCCGATCGTAGATCCTCGCCAG GTGAAGCATTTGCTCGACTTCCTCCATCAGAGCTGGCTTCCTCCTCCCCGATGCTCTGGCGGAGGAAGCAGTCACGAGGTAATAACACTAGGAACGAGGTTGCGGTTCATTAGCAGTGCAACGAGACTTAAGGAGGCTAACGTCAAGTTTGACAACAAATCAAAAGGAAACACATTGTTCGACGTCAGGTTCGAAAAAGGGTCGATGATAATGGCACCACTAACCATCGAAGACAGGACAGAGTCGTTCCTGCGGAATCTCATTGCGTACGAGCAATATTATGAGCATAATCAAAACAACTTCGTGACTGATTATGTCAAGTTCCTTGACTGCATCGTTGATTCCTCCGCGGATGTGGAGATACTGTCGCGAAGAGGGATCATCGACAACTGGCTAGGGGACGAAGGTAAGGTCGCGGAGATGGTGAACAAGCTGGGTGATTCGGTGGCTGGACCGGGGAATGGCTTCGTGTATGCGAAGATGTTTGAGGATGTGCATAAGCATTGCAGAAAGCGCAAGAATAATTGGATGGCTAAGTTGAGAcgtaaatatttatatagcCCTTGGGCTATTGTTTCTGTTGTTGTTGGTCTAGTGCTGCTGCTTCTTACAATCACGCAAACGTTGTTTACTATATTACAGGTTGTTTGA